The DNA segment ACCGCGTCCACGCGCAGGCCGTCGACGTGGTACTGGTCCAGCCAGAACAGCGCGCTGGCGAGGAGGAAGTTCCGCACTTCATTGCGGCCGTAGTTGAAGACCAGCGTCCCCCAGTCGGGATGAGCGCCTAGCCGCGGATCCTCATGCTCGTAGAGCGCGGTGCCGTCGAACCGCGCGAGTGCGTGCGCGTCGGTCGGGAAATGCGCGGGCACCCAGTCGAGGATCACTCCGATGCCACGCTGGTGCAGCTCGTCGACGAACGCCTTGAACTCGTCGGGATGACCATGCCGTGCGGTGGGGGCGAAGTATCCGGTGACCTGGTATCCCCACGATCCTCCGAACGGGTGCTCGGCGACGGGAAGCAACTCGACATGTGTGAATCCCATCTCGCCGACGTAATCGGCGAGATGACGTGCCGCCTCCTTCCAGGTGAACGGACGGTTGCCTTCCTCGATCACGCGGCGCCACGAGCTGAGGTGCACCTCGTACACGGTCATCGGCCGGCGGATTGGATCCTGCGTCCCCCGGCGCTCCATCCACTGCTCGTCGCCCCACAGATAACGGTCGAGCTGGTGGATGACGGAAGCCGTCGCCGGCGGCACTTCGGTGCGGAAGGCGTACGGATCGGCTTTCAGCAAGTGCGCCCGGCCGTCGCCGGGGCGGATCTCGTACTTGTAGCGCGCACCCCCTCCGACGTCCGGAACGAACAGCTCCCAGACCCCCGTCGAGCCGATGCGGCGCATCTGGTGGAGCCGCCCGTCCCAGGAGTTGAAGTCGCCGACCACAGATACCGAGCGCGCCGTCGGTGCCCAGACCGCGAACGACGTCCCGAACACTCCCTGGGAATGGCGGGGATGCGCCCCCAGGCGCTCCCAGATGCGCTCGTGGCGGCCTTCCGCGACCAGGTAAGAATCGAGCTCGCCGAAAGTGGGGAGGAAGCTGTATGGATCGCGCAGGGTGAAGCTCGCGCCGCCGCGATACTCGATCTTCAACAGGTAGCCGAAGACGTCCTTGCGGCCGTTCAGGCGGGCTTCGAACACGCCGCCTTTCCGATGGCGCGCCGGCACTTCGCCACCGAAGTCGGGCAGGATGGTGACGCGCTCCGCGTCCGGACGAAACGCCCGGATGACGACCCCGTCGCCGTCGGGATGGATCCCGAGCACCGCATGCGGATCCGGATGCCGCAGCTCCACCAGGCGCTCGATTTCCAGGTCCACTTTCGCCAGGTCCGTCGGTCGTCTCACGCTTCCTCCTGCTGCAGGTCGCGCGCAGGAATCCCGACCCAATCGGGCCGGTGGCCGACCTCATACCGCAACTCGTAGAGCAGCTTCTCCAGCTCGAGCGAGGCGAGGAGGACCTTCGCCGTCCTCTCGTCATCCGGGAGCAGATGTTGCGCCCGCGACCGGTACCCCGCAAGGAATGCCTCGCGCGCAGGTCCCCGGCGATCGCCAGGAGACGCTCCGCGCTTTTCCGCCGCCGCCGCCGCATAGGCGAAAGAGCGGAGCATCCCGGCGACGTCCTTGTACGGGCAGTGCTTCTCGCGCCGTTCCGGCAGCGTCCGCGCCGGCTCGCCCTCGAAATCGAAGATCAGCCATTGCCCGCCGGAGCGCAGCACTTGCCCGAGGTGGAGATCGCCGTGCTGCCGCAGCCGCAGTCCGGCGGGGTGCGCGGTGGCGAGCCGCTCGATCCGCGCCCGCAGCGCATCCTTTCGAGACTGCAGATCCGGCACGATCGATCCGGCGACCCGCACGGTCCGATCGAGCTCCGACAGGAGTCCGAGGGTCCAGCGCTCCAGGTCCTGGCGACGAATGGGTTCCGGCGCGAACGCCGCCTCGTCCGGCGCCGCGAGCGCGCTGTGCAGCTCGCCGACGCGTGCGCCGAGCTCGCGGATCTCCCCGAGCAACGCCACCGGCGGGACGGCCTCCTTCGTGAACGCATCGACGACGTACGACCAGCCATCGGTCTCGACGCGGACGAAGCGGTGCGCGACAGCCACCGTGGCCTCCACGATGCCTTCGAGCGAGAGCGCGCCCAGCAGCGCCGGCGTGGAGCGAAAGCCCCGCCGCGCCAGCAGCGCACCGATCTCCAGCTCCGGGCTCTTTCCTTGATCGAGCTTGCGGATCAACTTGAGGATGACGGCATCGCCGAATACGAGCGAAGTGTTGCTCTGCTCCGCCGAGAGCCTGCGCACAGTGGGCCGCTCGGGCAACGAAGACAGGGGCGAGTCTGGTCCGTCGAACCGCTCCCCACGGAGCGCGCCACCGCGCGTCCGAATCGCACGGCGTCCGCGGAGGATCGCGAGAATGGCGAGGCAGGCCTGCTCATCGAGCGCCTCCTCGAGCGGAGCATCGTCCGGTTTCAGGGGCAGCAGGTACCGTTCCGCGGGACGCTCGCCGTCATAGCGCACCTCGATGGTCACGACGTGCAGGCCGTCGAGGCCGGCCTCGTCGACGACGCGCACCGCGGCGATCGGCGTGCCCTTGCCGCCGAACCAGCGTTGTCGCCGCAGCCAGTCCGGCAAGGCATCGAGATCCAGCATCCCTGCTCCTAGAAGTAGTAATCGAAGCCCTGTTCCGAGCGGCGGAAGCGCAGGACGGACCAAAGCGCAGCAGGCTTCTCCGGCGTCAGCTGCACGACCGCGCTGGCGCCCTGCCACAGCGCCCGCTCGCCGGAGAGGACGTCATGCACCTGGTACGTCTCGTCCTCCGGGATGCCCAGGCGGTCGAGGGGAAGCTCGAGGATTGCCTCCTGCGCCGCGTACGGATCCAGGCTCACCGCGACGAGCACCAGGCTGGATCGGTCGGGCGTTGCCTTCGAGTAGAAGAGCACGCGCTCGTTGTTGGCGCGGTGGAACTGGAGATTGCGATACGACTGGAGCGCGGGAATCTCGCGCCGCGCGCGGTTGAGCGCCGAGATCCACGCCTTGATGTTGCCCGGGCGTTCGAGGTCCCAGTTGACGATCTGGTACTTCTCCGAATCGGCGTACTCCTCCTTCCCTGGAAGGGCGCGGTTCTCGCAGAGCTCGTATCCGCTGTAGATGCCCCAGCTCGAGCTGAGCGTCGCGGCCAGCGCCGCGCGCAGCATGAATGCAGGGCGCCCGCCCTGCTGCAAGTGCTCGGGAAGGATGTCCGGCGTGTTCGGCCAGAGATTGCCGATCATATAGTCCGCCGGGCGGCCCTGGGTCAGCTCCGTCAGGTACTCCTCCAGCTCGTGCTTGAAGTTGCGCCAGGTGAAGTACGTGTACGACTGGTTGAAGCCGGCCTTGGCGAGCGCCTTCATCACCTTGGGCCGGGTGAACGCCTCCGCGAGAAAGATCACCTCGGGGTGGCGCGCATGGACCTCCCCGATCACCCATTCCCAGAAGGGCAGCGGCTTCGTGTGCGGATTGTCGACGCGGAAGATCCGCACGCCCTGGGCAATCCAGTGCATGAACACGGAGCGCAATTCGGCCCAGAGGGCTTCACGCGCCGGACTCATCCAGTCGAAGTTGACGATTGGAACCACTCCGGGTGCTCGCGGATGTAGGGATGGTCGGGCGAGCACTGGAAAGCGATGTCGAGAGCCACCTCCAGTCCAAGATCCTTCGCGGAGGCGACGAAGCGGCGGAAGTCCTCGAGCGTGCCGAGCTGCGGATGGATCGCCTTGTGTCCGCCTTCGGGACCGCCGATGGCCCACGGGCTGCCGACGTCGTCGGACGCCGCGGTCAGCGCGTTGTTCTTTCCCTTGCGCGCGGTCCGGCCGATGGGGTGGATCGGTGGCAGGTAGACGACGTCGAACCCGAGCTCGCCGGCGTATGACAACCATCGCTCCGCGTCGCGAAACGTTCCGTGGCGCTTCGGATCTCCGGACGTCGAGCGGGGGAAAAATTCGTACCAGGAGCTGAACACGGCGCGCTTGCGCTCTGCGAAGATGCGCAGCTCCCGGTCGAGCCGGGTGGCGACTACCCGATCCGCGTGCCGCGACGCGGCCGCGACCAGACCGGGATCGAAGGCGGCCGAAAGCGTCGCCGGCGACTGGCCCGCGAGCAATGCTTTCTGTCCGTGGCGAAGTCTCTCCGCATCGGCGCGGACGCCGGCAGCTTCGGCGCGGGTTGCGGCGCCGTCGAGGAGGGCGGAGCCCTCGAGCAGCTCGGAGGAAACGTCGCGGCCGACGTCCACCTTGCGCTTCAGCTCGTGGACCCAGGTGCGAAACGAGTCCGGCCAGGCCTCGATGCTGAACGCGTACAGGCCGTGCCCCGTGAGCGGCAGGTCTGCCTCCCAGACGTCGTTGCCGACAAACCGCATGGGCTCCTCGCGGGCTTCCGTCGCCTGCGGAGTGAGCTGGCGCCAGCGGACCACGGCGGCGAGGTCCTCGTGGCCCTCCTTGAAGATGTCGGCCGTGATGCGCACCGGTTCGCCCGCGACGCGCTTCACCGGAAACCGGCCGCCGTCGAGCTGCGGCTGGACGTTCTCGATGATGGTGCTGCCCCTGCGCTCGGGCATTGCTTCCTCCTGCTCCCGTGGGCTCGCCAGGGGCGTCGAACTCCGGGCCCGGGCAGGAGCACCGGTGATCGGTCATCTCCCGGTCCCCAGCGCCACTGATGGGCATTCCGTCTGTCGGAAACAAGGCGTGGTCGCGCGGCCCTGACCCGACCGCGGCTCGGCACCGGTCAGGCTGGCGAGCGAGTCAGCGCTTCGTCACGGTCCCGCGCTGCCGGTAATGCACTGCGCGAGCTGCACGCGGGCATTCTCCAGGTTGTCGGCAAACGTTCCAGGAGTAGAGCCCGGATAGTTGTTCGCCGCGTACATGCTGCCGGTCGGCTGTCCATTGGCTCCGATCGCTGACATCGGAAACATGCCCCGCGCGATGTTCATCGCCGTGCCCGGATTCATCGCTTTGCAAAGGGTGAGGTACTCGTAGTCCTCGAGCCCTTTGCGGATCATCTTCAGCCGGTAGCTTGCGACCGGGATATGGCTCGTCCCCCCGATGGCGTACGACGAGCCGTTCACCACCGTGGTGGGCGTGCCCGGGTAGACGAGCGTGCCGTCGCCTTGGCCCGTGAAGTCGTAGATGCCGTCGTTTCTCCAGGCATCCGGGAGCTTGTTCGAGATGTCCCAGTAGAGCATTCCGGGCGCGTCGTAGATGAAGTGCATCCAGGGCTCGGCGCGGTTCTGCACCGCCGTCGCGTCCACCATGAAGTTGGGCCAGTTGACGGCGCTCGCGTTGCTGGCGCTGCCGCAGTCGTGGACGTCGCAGCTCTGGTACATCCAGAGGGCATTCACCGGCGCATTGGAGAGGAACGCGTCGTAGTCGGCGCGGTGATTGCCCGGCGCGAATCCGTTGGGCTTCATGTCGAGGAAATCGACGGGCGGGTTCAGGATGTTCACGGCGTTCCCGGCGTTGCAAGCCAGGTAGTCCGCCACGGTGCCGGTCACCATGACGCGGAAGCTCGGGTCGACGCTGTGCGCCCAGGCCCCTTGATTGACGATCGGGGCCCAATTGGCGCAGCTCGATCCCGGCTCATCGGGCCGCGCATAATGAAAGGTCCTGCTGAACCAGGAGAACGTCCTTCCGGCACCGGTCCTGGTGAACGTCGCCCAGTTGGCCATCTTCGCGGTGGCAGTCGATCCGTCGTCGTTGCCGTCGAACCACGGGTAGACGAGCGTGGTCATCTGCGCCCCCGAGAGACGCTGGCTCGCATCCGTGCCGTTGATCACGCTGCCGTAATCCTTGTCATATGTAGCGAACGTCGCCTGCCAATCGGACGTGTCCGGATGATCGGGCAGGAACATCGTGATGCGGTGATCGAGCAGGAATCGCCCGTAGAGTCGCGCCCAGAGATGGAAATCGGGATTGCCCCTGGCGCACCACGGCCCCGATGCGTTCCCGTGAGCGACGCACATGTGATCGATGGACACCGCAAAGGCGGTCGGCAAGGAGCTCGTCGACGGCAAGGCGAAGTTACGGACGAGCAAGACCACGCCGATCGTCCCGAGCGATTTGGCGCCATTGCTCACCCTCACGTTTCCCGTGTACCTGCCCGCCGGTTGACTCGCTGGAACATGGACGTCGACGAACACGACGAGATTGTTCCGGGCGGAGACGCTCGCCGGAAATGCATTTCTCGTCTCCCCGCTGGACGGCCCTTCGCTCCAGACGCCGTTGTTGTTGAAGACCGCAGCGCCGTCGTCGCGCCCGGGAACGAGCGCATCGGGCCACCATCCCCTGTCGCCTTCCGGATTCGAAGGGGAAGTGAAGTACATGTTCTGCTCCCGGTACAGGCGGAGCTCGGACGACGGGATCGTCGTCGTCGGGCTTCCGTCAAGCACCAGCGTCGGGGCGGTCACGGTGACCGCCGACAGCGGCGACTTTGCCGTCACGACGACCTGGAACGACTCGAACTCGTTTCTTGCGGCGCGGATCTCGATGCTGCTGACGAGGGGCACCTTGTCCGTCTGCCGCACTTTCACGGATGACCGGATGGCGGTGACCGTCTGCGCCTCGAGAGGTGCACCCAGGAGCAGAAGCGAGGATGTGAGAGCGACCGCGAGCAACCGGACAGGCACCGCTCGGTGCTAATGGGAGCACACGACTAGGGGCAAGATCTTTCGCTTTCCAGGACGTTCGGCGGTTGGTTGCCCGCCTGCTGTGCTCGAACGCACCAGCGTGATGATCTAGGCTCGCCGGATGAAGAATCGCTGGTCCGACGCCGAAGCAAGACAGTATTGCGACCGCTACGCGCCGCGCTGGGGGGAAGCGCTCGCTCTGCGCGTCTACACGTCCCGCTTGATCGGCGCCGAGGCCGATCTCGTCATGCACGGCGGAGGAAACACCTCCGTCAAGATCGCCAGGGAGAACCTGCTCGGAGACCGCATCGACGTTCTGTGCGTGAAGGGCAGCGGCTGGGATCTCGATTCCATCGAACCGGAAGGATTTCCCGCTCTCGACCTCGGCTGGCTGCGGAAGCTGCGCAAGCTGGAAGCGCTCTCCGACGAGGAGATGGTCAACCAGCTCCGCACGCATCTCTTCGATGCCAGCGCGCCGAATCCGTCGGTGGAGACGCTGCTGCACGCGTTCCTTCCGCACGCGTTCATCGATCACACGCACGCGGACGCGATCCTCGCGCTGACCAATCAGCCGGACGGCACGGAGCTGATCAGGAACGCCCTCGGCGATCGCGTGCTGGTGGTCCCCTACGTGATGCCCGGATTCCGGCTGGCGAAGCTCGCCGCGGAGATCTTCGAAGCAAAACCGGACGCGGAGGGAATGGTCCTGCTGAAGCACGGACTCTTCACGTTCGCGGCCGATGCGCGGACGAGCTACGAGCGGACCGTCGACTGCGTCGACCGGGCGGAGAGCTTCTTGCGCTCGCGCCTGCGGGGGCGGTCCGCGTCCTCTTCGCGCGCCACCGAACCGAACGCCGCTTCGGCGAAAATGGCGCAGATCGGTCCCGCCCTGCGCGGCCTCCTGGCCTCGCCGAGCGGCAATCCCGACCAGCCGCATCGCCGCGTCATCCTCGAGCACCGCGCAACTCCGGAGATCCTCGGATTGCTGGACGCCCCGCAGTGCGCATCGCTGGCGGCGCGCGGACCGCTCACGCCCGACCACGTGATCCGCACCAAGTCGCATCATCTATTCATCGCGCAGCCAGCCCTGAACGACGCCGATGCACTGCGCAGGCAGCTCGCCGACGCCATCGCAAGCTTCCGTACGCAATACGACTCCTACTTCGCGGAGCAGGTCAGCTCGAAGGGCGTCACGCGCAGCAAGATCGATCCGGACCCCCGGGTGCTGCTCATCCCCGGCGTCGGAATCGTCTGTGCGGGCAAGACGCGCAAGGACGCCGCCATCGCCGCGGACATCGCGGAGCACACGCTGCGCATCAAGGCGGCGGCGGAAGCGATCGGCCGCTACGAGCCGCTCGGCGACGCCGAGCTGTTCGACATGGAGTACTGGAGTCTCGAGCAGGCGAAGCTGGGCAAGGAGGTGGAGAAACCTCTTTCTCGCCAGGTCGCCCTCGTCACCGGAGCAGCCGGCGCCATCGGCGTGGCCACGTGCATGGAGCTGGCAAGAGCGGGCGCGCACGTCGTCCTCACCGACGTTGACGACGAGGCCCTCGAACGGGCGCGCGGCAAGGTTTCGCGCATCGCCGGCGGCAGCTCCTGCGCCGCGGTGAAGATGGACGTCACCGACGAGGCGTCCGTCGCCGCGGGATTCGATCGCGCCTGCGCCATCTTCGGCGGCGTGGATATCGTCGTCGCCAATGCGGGGATTGCGCACGTGAGCCCGCTGTCGGACCTCGATACGAGCCACTTCCGCAGGGTGCTGGACGTGAACCTGGGCGGCTATTTTCTCACCTTGCGCGCCGCGGCGCGCGTGATGCGCGCGCAGGGCACGGGCGGAAACGTGGTCATCAACGCCTCCAAGAACGTCTTCGCTCCAGGCGCGGATTTCGGCGCCTATAGCGCGTCCAAGGCGGCCGGCCATCAGCTCGGCAAGGTGGCGGCCATCGAGCTGGCGCCGCTCGGGATCCGCGTGAACATGATCAACGCCGACGCGGTTTTCGCCGAGGGAGACACGCCTTCGGGCCTCTGGCAGCAGATCGGGCCGGATCGGGCCCGCTCGCGTGGCATCCCCCCGGAGAAGCTGCAGGAGTTCTACCGCGAGCGGAACCTGCTCCACGCCGAGGTTACCGGCGCGCACGTAGGACGCGCCGTCGTTTTCTTCGCTTCCAACCAGACGCCGACGACGGGAGCGACGCTGCCCGTCGACGGCGGAATTGCCGCCGCCTTCCCGCGCTGAGCCACCACACTGCTCGCGGGGCGCTGACGCGAGTGGCGGCCGAAGCACCCGCCGTGCACAATGACGTGCATGGGTTCCCTGCGTATGCCCGCTCCGTCAGAAGCGCTTCCCGGACGCGACGAGCCGGTGCGCGTCCCGCCTCAGCACGTCGTGCTCGGTGCTCCGCTGTTGCCGCCGTTTCCCGACGGTTCCGAGCGGGCCATCTTCGCCATGGGCTGCTTCTGGGGCGCCGAACGCAAGTTCTGGAACGTCGAGGGCGTGTACACGACCGCCGCCGGCTACGCGGGCGGATTCACCAAGAACCCCACCTACCGCGAGGTGTGCTCCGGCCAGACCGGCCACGCCGAGGTGGTGCTCGTCGTCTACGATCCGAAGCGCGTGACTTACGCGGATCTGCTGCGCGTCTTCTGGGAGAACCACGATCCCACGCAGGGGATGCGGCAGGGCAACGACGTCGGCACCCAGTACCGCTCCGCCATCTACACGACCAGCGAGGCGCAGAAGAAGGCCGCCGAAGCATCGCGCGAGCAATATCAGCAGGCGCTGGCGCAGGCGCGGCACGGGCAGATCGCGACCGAGATCGCCGCCGAGCCTCCGTTCTATTACGCCGAGGACTACCACCAGCAGTATCTGGCGAAGAATCCCGGCGGGTATTGCGGCCTCGGTGGCACCGGCGTGTCCTGCCCCGCAGGCCTCAGTCGCTAGGTTTGCGCACGACGAAGAACGCGGCGCGCGCAAAGAGCTCATCCAGGCCCGGAATCCGGGCAACGCCGCTCAAATATCGGAAGAGCGGGAACCGCCGGCCGCTGAAGCCGATCTGCTCGAAATGCTCGACCTCGAAGGAGGTCGTGGCGAGGAGCTTGCGGAACTCTCGAATCGTCATCCGGTTGAGGAATTCCCGCCAGTAGGCGACGTCGCGGTACGGATTCGGTCGGCGGTTCCCTGTCTCTGCATCGAACCAGTAGAAGGCTGGGACGTGCGCGTCGGAGTCGTAGATGTCCGCCGCGGTGGCGAGGAGCGTCTCCATCGAGAACACGACGTGCGGCCAGGGGAACGGAATGATGTCTTCGAGGTGGGCGCCATACGGCCCCAACCAGGGATGGAAGTGGATGAGGAACTGACCTCCGGGCCGGAGGATGCGGTAGCACTCGCGGAACATCTCCCGCGGCCGGCTGAGATGCTCGACGGTATCGATGGTGTACATGAGATCGACGCTCGCATCCGGCAGCGGAATCGACGTTGCCGTCGACTGCACGAAAGGGATGTGCGGATACTCCTTGGCGCCGACGCGAATGACCTTCGGGTCGTTCTCGATCCCAATGGGCGTGAACGCCTCGGAGCGGAGGAAAGCGTCGAGGATGTATCCCTTCGAGCACCCGAGCTCAGCGACGACCTTGTCGCGAAGCGTAACGAAGCGCGTGAACAGAGCGCGGTAGTCCTCGATCTGGCTCGTGCGATCGGCCACGTAGGCCGCGGCGTTGGCGTAGCGCTCGGTCGTCTCGTTGCGCAGCGCATAGCGGCGTAGCGGCGTTTCCTGAAAGAGCCGGACCAGGCCCAGACACGTTCGCTGTGCCAATGCGGGCATTTCCCCTCCCCCTTCCCAAGGTGGGGAGGCGAATCGGCGGCGGCAACTGGTCTGTGATCAGGCGACGGAGCGCCCGGCTCGTCGCAGCGATCAGGGGAATGCGTTCGCCGATGAACGTCGGGACCACGTGAATCATGAAGTCGTCGATTTCGCCGGCGTCGAGAACCGATGATTCCGGCGCCGGTCCCTTGCGCCCGATGCGCAATCGGGGCTGTATGTCGCATCTCACAAAAGGGGACGTCCATGCTGCTGCGCTCGATGTCCATCTGCTTCGTCCTCTCGGCCGCCGTCTGCTCCGCCGCGGCGCTCGCCCAGGGAACTCCCGCTCCGGCGCCCAGCCCCTACGCCATCCCGATCGGGCCCGGCATCGGCCTGGACGCCGCGAAGAAAGTCGCTGCGGCGACTTCAGCGGAGGCGCGCAAGAACAAGTGGTTCATGGCCATCGCCGTCGTCGATCCGGCCGGCACGCTGGTCTACTTCGAGAAGGCGGACACGACCCAGAACGGCAGCGCGAACGTCGCCATCAACAAGGCCCGATCGGCCGCGCTCTACAAGCGTCCGACGAAGGCGTTCCAGGACGCGCTGGAAAAGGGAGGCTTGGGCGTCCGAGTCCTTGCGCTCGAAGGCGCGGTGCCCGTCGATGGAGGCTTGCCGCTCCTCGTCGATGGCAAGCTCGTCGGCGCCGTCGGCGTCTCCGGCGATCTCTCCGAGCACGACGCACAATGCGCGGCGGCTGGCGCCGCAGCCTTGGCAGCGCCGCCCGCGCGGTGACCCCGCTGCTACCACATGTGCCACGCGCCTTCGCGCTCGGCCACGTGGACATCCACCCTGAACAATTCGCTCAACGGACCGCTTCGCAGCACTTCCCGGGTTGGCCCGTCGTGGAGGATGTGGCCGTCGCGCAACGTCACGACCCGGTCGATTTCGGGGATGACGTCGTCGAGCGTATGCGTCACCAGGACCAGGCTCTTGCCCGCGCTCGCCAGTTGGCGCATGGCGGCGAGCAGCTCGCGGCGGCCGCGAATGTCGAGGCTGACGGTCGGCTCGTCCAGAACGAGCGCGCGCGGACGATGAACGAGCGCGCGGGCGATGACGGCGCGGCGCACTTCCCCGGAGGACATCTCCTTCAGCGGGACGCCTTCCAGGTGCGCAATCTCCAGCTCTCGCAGCGCGAGCCTCGCCTCCTCGCGCATCTGTTCGGTCACCTGGTGATGCGGCCAGACGCCGATACTGCTGAAGAAGCCGGATAGCACTGTTTCCAGCGCCGTGTACGGCCCCGTGCAGTCGCGCACCAGCGCGTGCGTGACGATTCCGAGCAGGTTGCGCAGCTCGAAGACGTCCCACCGGTCGCGCCCGTAGATCCGGAGCGCCGACGGGCCCATGCCGGCCGCCGGGTAGACCGCGCGCGTGAGCGCATCCACCAACGTCGACTTGCCAGCGCCGTTCGGTCCCAGGACGGCCACGCGCTCCCCGTCGTCGATGCGCAGGCTCAGTCGGTCCAGGGCGGTGACGCCATCGCGCAGGATGCTGACGCGGTCGAATTCGATCAGCGGGGTCGACATCGGCCGGGACCATAGCGTGAGTACGCAGCGCGTTGAGAACGCATAGCGAAGCGCGATCACCGCCGCGCG comes from the Deltaproteobacteria bacterium genome and includes:
- a CDS encoding sugar phosphotransferase; its protein translation is MLDLDALPDWLRRQRWFGGKGTPIAAVRVVDEAGLDGLHVVTIEVRYDGERPAERYLLPLKPDDAPLEEALDEQACLAILAILRGRRAIRTRGGALRGERFDGPDSPLSSLPERPTVRRLSAEQSNTSLVFGDAVILKLIRKLDQGKSPELEIGALLARRGFRSTPALLGALSLEGIVEATVAVAHRFVRVETDGWSYVVDAFTKEAVPPVALLGEIRELGARVGELHSALAAPDEAAFAPEPIRRQDLERWTLGLLSELDRTVRVAGSIVPDLQSRKDALRARIERLATAHPAGLRLRQHGDLHLGQVLRSGGQWLIFDFEGEPARTLPERREKHCPYKDVAGMLRSFAYAAAAAEKRGASPGDRRGPAREAFLAGYRSRAQHLLPDDERTAKVLLASLELEKLLYELRYEVGHRPDWVGIPARDLQQEEA
- a CDS encoding bifunctional aldolase/short-chain dehydrogenase, whose translation is MKNRWSDAEARQYCDRYAPRWGEALALRVYTSRLIGAEADLVMHGGGNTSVKIARENLLGDRIDVLCVKGSGWDLDSIEPEGFPALDLGWLRKLRKLEALSDEEMVNQLRTHLFDASAPNPSVETLLHAFLPHAFIDHTHADAILALTNQPDGTELIRNALGDRVLVVPYVMPGFRLAKLAAEIFEAKPDAEGMVLLKHGLFTFAADARTSYERTVDCVDRAESFLRSRLRGRSASSSRATEPNAASAKMAQIGPALRGLLASPSGNPDQPHRRVILEHRATPEILGLLDAPQCASLAARGPLTPDHVIRTKSHHLFIAQPALNDADALRRQLADAIASFRTQYDSYFAEQVSSKGVTRSKIDPDPRVLLIPGVGIVCAGKTRKDAAIAADIAEHTLRIKAAAEAIGRYEPLGDAELFDMEYWSLEQAKLGKEVEKPLSRQVALVTGAAGAIGVATCMELARAGAHVVLTDVDDEALERARGKVSRIAGGSSCAAVKMDVTDEASVAAGFDRACAIFGGVDIVVANAGIAHVSPLSDLDTSHFRRVLDVNLGGYFLTLRAAARVMRAQGTGGNVVINASKNVFAPGADFGAYSASKAAGHQLGKVAAIELAPLGIRVNMINADAVFAEGDTPSGLWQQIGPDRARSRGIPPEKLQEFYRERNLLHAEVTGAHVGRAVVFFASNQTPTTGATLPVDGGIAAAFPR
- the glgB gene encoding 1,4-alpha-glucan branching protein GlgB; protein product: MRRPTDLAKVDLEIERLVELRHPDPHAVLGIHPDGDGVVIRAFRPDAERVTILPDFGGEVPARHRKGGVFEARLNGRKDVFGYLLKIEYRGGASFTLRDPYSFLPTFGELDSYLVAEGRHERIWERLGAHPRHSQGVFGTSFAVWAPTARSVSVVGDFNSWDGRLHQMRRIGSTGVWELFVPDVGGGARYKYEIRPGDGRAHLLKADPYAFRTEVPPATASVIHQLDRYLWGDEQWMERRGTQDPIRRPMTVYEVHLSSWRRVIEEGNRPFTWKEAARHLADYVGEMGFTHVELLPVAEHPFGGSWGYQVTGYFAPTARHGHPDEFKAFVDELHQRGIGVILDWVPAHFPTDAHALARFDGTALYEHEDPRLGAHPDWGTLVFNYGRNEVRNFLLASALFWLDQYHVDGLRVDAVASMLYRDYSRREGEWIPNRSGGRENEEAIAFLKEVNERVRDLHPGAVMIAEESTAFPKVTHRAQEGGLSFHYKWSLGWMHDTLHYFATDPVHRKWHHNNLTFGLMYIFSENFFLPLSHDEVVHGKGSLLGRMSGDEWQKFANLRALYGWMWAHPGKKLLFMGGEFAQRAEWNHDASLDWHLLESGMHAGVSALIRDLNRALGDEPALYELDGDGRGFQWLQANAVDANVFAFVRWSEDRSRHMVCVANLSPVPRHEYRLAMPQTGGYRELVNSDAPAYGGSGVGNPERIAVEEVPWDAQPQSALLTLPPLGTVWLVPVAEKG
- a CDS encoding class I SAM-dependent methyltransferase, with product MPALAQRTCLGLVRLFQETPLRRYALRNETTERYANAAAYVADRTSQIEDYRALFTRFVTLRDKVVAELGCSKGYILDAFLRSEAFTPIGIENDPKVIRVGAKEYPHIPFVQSTATSIPLPDASVDLMYTIDTVEHLSRPREMFRECYRILRPGGQFLIHFHPWLGPYGAHLEDIIPFPWPHVVFSMETLLATAADIYDSDAHVPAFYWFDAETGNRRPNPYRDVAYWREFLNRMTIREFRKLLATTSFEVEHFEQIGFSGRRFPLFRYLSGVARIPGLDELFARAAFFVVRKPSD
- the msrA gene encoding peptide-methionine (S)-S-oxide reductase MsrA; this translates as MTCMGSLRMPAPSEALPGRDEPVRVPPQHVVLGAPLLPPFPDGSERAIFAMGCFWGAERKFWNVEGVYTTAAGYAGGFTKNPTYREVCSGQTGHAEVVLVVYDPKRVTYADLLRVFWENHDPTQGMRQGNDVGTQYRSAIYTTSEAQKKAAEASREQYQQALAQARHGQIATEIAAEPPFYYAEDYHQQYLAKNPGGYCGLGGTGVSCPAGLSR
- a CDS encoding ATP-binding cassette domain-containing protein, whose amino-acid sequence is MSTPLIEFDRVSILRDGVTALDRLSLRIDDGERVAVLGPNGAGKSTLVDALTRAVYPAAGMGPSALRIYGRDRWDVFELRNLLGIVTHALVRDCTGPYTALETVLSGFFSSIGVWPHHQVTEQMREEARLALRELEIAHLEGVPLKEMSSGEVRRAVIARALVHRPRALVLDEPTVSLDIRGRRELLAAMRQLASAGKSLVLVTHTLDDVIPEIDRVVTLRDGHILHDGPTREVLRSGPLSELFRVDVHVAEREGAWHMW
- a CDS encoding DUF4091 domain-containing protein, whose product is MPVRLLAVALTSSLLLLGAPLEAQTVTAIRSSVKVRQTDKVPLVSSIEIRAARNEFESFQVVVTAKSPLSAVTVTAPTLVLDGSPTTTIPSSELRLYREQNMYFTSPSNPEGDRGWWPDALVPGRDDGAAVFNNNGVWSEGPSSGETRNAFPASVSARNNLVVFVDVHVPASQPAGRYTGNVRVSNGAKSLGTIGVVLLVRNFALPSTSSLPTAFAVSIDHMCVAHGNASGPWCARGNPDFHLWARLYGRFLLDHRITMFLPDHPDTSDWQATFATYDKDYGSVINGTDASQRLSGAQMTTLVYPWFDGNDDGSTATAKMANWATFTRTGAGRTFSWFSRTFHYARPDEPGSSCANWAPIVNQGAWAHSVDPSFRVMVTGTVADYLACNAGNAVNILNPPVDFLDMKPNGFAPGNHRADYDAFLSNAPVNALWMYQSCDVHDCGSASNASAVNWPNFMVDATAVQNRAEPWMHFIYDAPGMLYWDISNKLPDAWRNDGIYDFTGQGDGTLVYPGTPTTVVNGSSYAIGGTSHIPVASYRLKMIRKGLEDYEYLTLCKAMNPGTAMNIARGMFPMSAIGANGQPTGSMYAANNYPGSTPGTFADNLENARVQLAQCITGSAGP
- a CDS encoding heme-binding protein, with translation MSICFVLSAAVCSAAALAQGTPAPAPSPYAIPIGPGIGLDAAKKVAAATSAEARKNKWFMAIAVVDPAGTLVYFEKADTTQNGSANVAINKARSAALYKRPTKAFQDALEKGGLGVRVLALEGAVPVDGGLPLLVDGKLVGAVGVSGDLSEHDAQCAAAGAAALAAPPAR